From Synchiropus splendidus isolate RoL2022-P1 chromosome 10, RoL_Sspl_1.0, whole genome shotgun sequence, the proteins below share one genomic window:
- the LOC128766454 gene encoding ras-related protein Rap-2a — translation MREYKVVVLGSGGVGKSALTVQFVTGTFIEKYDPTIEDFYRKEIEVDSSPSVLEILDTAGTEQFASMRDLYIKNGQGFILVYSLVNQQSFQDIKPMRDQIIRVKRYEKVPVILVGNKVDLESEREVSSSEGQALAEEWGCPFMETSAKSKTMVDELFAEIVRQMDYAAQPDKDDPCCSSCNIQ, via the exons ATGCGCGAGTACAAAGTGGTGGTCCTGGGCAGCGGCGGGGTCGGGAAGTCCGCCCTCACCGTGCAGTTCGTCACCGGGACCTTCATCGAGAAGTACGACCCCACCATCGAGGATTTCTACCGCAAGGAGATCGAGGTGGACTCGTCGCCGTCCGTCCTGGAGATCCTGGACACCGCCGGCACCGAGCAGTTCGCCTCCATGCGGGACCTCTACATCAAGAACGGACAAGGCTTCATCCTGGTCTACAGCCTGGTCAACCAGCAGAGCTTCCAGGACATCAAGCCCATGAGGGACCAGATCATCCGAGTCAAAAG GTATGAAAAGGTCCCGGTGATCCTGGTGGGCAACAAGGTGGACCTGGAGAGCGAGAGGGAAGTATCGTCCAGTGAGGGCCAAGCCCTGGCCGAGGAGTGGGGCTGCCCCTTCATGGAGACCTCGGCCAAGAGCAAAACCATGGTAGATGAACTTTTTGCCGAGATCGTTCGGCAGATGGACTACGCCGCCCAGCCTGACAAGGATGACCCCTGCTGCTCATCTTGCAATATACAATAG